The following proteins are encoded in a genomic region of Neomonachus schauinslandi chromosome 7, ASM220157v2, whole genome shotgun sequence:
- the FGFR4 gene encoding fibroblast growth factor receptor 4 isoform X2, with product MWLLLALLGVLVGVPGAPALSLEASEEMELEPCLAPSPEQREQELTVALGQPMRLCCGRAERGGHWYKEGSRLPPAGRVRGWRGRLEIASFLPEDAGSYLCLARGSMLILRNVTLVVDDSLPSSNGNEDPKAHGGPLNGHIYPQQAPYWTHPQRMEKKLHAVPAGNTVKFRCPAAGNPTPTIRWLKDGQDFHGEHRIGGIRLRHQHWSLVMESVVPSDRGTYTCLVENSMGSIRYSYLLDVLERSPHRPILQAGLPANTTAVAGSDVELLCKVYSDAQPHIQWLKHIVINGSSFGADGFPYVQVLKTADINSSEVEVLYLRNVSAEDAGEYTCLAGNSIGLSYQSAWLTVLPEEDLTWTAAAPEARYTDIILYVSGSLALVVLLLAGLHRGQVLISRHPRQPATVQKLSRFPLARQFSLESGSSAKSSSSLVRGARLSSSGPPLLAGLVNLDLPLDPLWEFPRDRLVLGKPLGEGCFGQVVRAEAFGMDPARPDQASTVAVKMLKDNASDKDLADLVSEMEVMKLIGRHKNIINLLGVCTQEGPLYVIVECAAKGNLREFLRARRPPGPDLSPDGPRSSEGPLSFPALVSCAYQVARGMQYLESRKCIHRDLAARNVLVTEDNVMKIADFGLARGVHHIDYYKKTSNGRLPVKWMAPEALFDRVYTHQSDVYGLMRECWHAAPSQRPTFKQLVEALDKVLLAVSEEYLDLRLTFGPYAPAGGDASSICSSIDSVFCHDPLPLGPRAFSFPAAQT from the exons ATGTGGCTGCTGTTGGCCCTGCTGGGGGTCctggtgggggtgcctggggctcCAGCTTTGTCCCTTGAAGCCTCTGAGGAAATGGAGCTAG agccctgcctggcccccagcccagagcagcGAGAGCAGGAGCTGACCGTGGCCCTCGGGCAGCCTATGCGGCTGTGCTGTGGCCGGGCTGAGCGTGGTGGCCACTGGTACAAGGAGGGCAGTCGCCTACCACCTGCTGGCCGGGTACGAGGCTGGAGGGGCCGCTTGGAGATTGCCAGCTTCCTACCGGAGGATGCTGGCAGCTACCTCTGCCTGGCACGAGGCTCCATGCTTATCCTGCGCAATGTTACCTTGGTTGTGGATG ACTCCTTGCCCTCCAGCAATGGTAATGAGGACCCTAAAGCCCACGGGGGCCCCTTGAATGGGCACATTTACCCCCAGCAAG caccctaCTGGACACACCCTCAGCGCATGGAGAAGAAACTGCATGCAGTGCCTGCCGGGAACACCGTCAAGTTCCGCTGTCCAGCTGCAGGCAACCCCACGCCCACCATCCGCTGGCTCAAGGATGGACAGGACTTCCATGGGGAGCATCGCATTGGAGGCATTCGG ctgcgCCACCAGCACTGGAGCCTGGTGATGGAAAGCGTGGTGCCCTCGGACCGTGGCACATACACTTGCCTCGTGGAGAACTCTATGGGCAGCATCCGCTATAGCTATCTGCTGGATGTGCTGG AGCGGTCCCCGCACCGGCCCATCCTGCAGGCGGGGCTCCCGGCCAACACCACAGCTGTGGCCGGCAGCGACGTCGAGCTGCTGTGCAAGGTGTACAGCGACGCCCAGCCCCACATCCAGTGGCTGAAGCACATCGTCATCAACGGCAGCAGTTTCGGGGCCGACGGCTTCCCCTACGTGCAAGTCCTGAAG ACAGCAGACATCAATAGCTCAGAGGTGGAGGTCCTATACCTTCGGAACGTGTCAGCTGAGGATGCGGGCGAGTACACCTGCCTGGCGGGCAATTCCATTGGCCTCTCCTACCAGTCAGCCTGGCTCACGGTGCTGCCAG AGGAGGACCTCACATGGACAGCAGCGGCGCCGGAGGCCAGGTACACGGACATCATTCTGTACGTGTCAGGCTCTCTGGCGTTGGTTGTCCTGCTGCTGGCCGGGCTGCATCGAGGGCAGGTACTCATCAGCCGGCACCCCAGGCAGCCTGCCACCGTGCAGAAGTTGTCCCGCTTCCCTCTGGCCCGACAG TTCTCCCTGGAGTCGGGTTCTTCGGCCAAGTCAAGCTCCTCCTTGGTGCGGGGTGCCCGTCTCTCCTCCAGTGGCCCTCCCTTGCTCGCTGGCCTTGTGAATCTAGACCTCCCTCTCGACCCACTGTGGGAGTTCCCCCGGGACAG GCTGGTGCTCGGGAAGCCGCTGGGTGAGGGCTGCTTTGGGCAGGTGGTGCGGGCAGAGGCCTTCGGCATGGACCCCGCCCGGCCTGACCAAGCCAGCACCGTGGCTGTGAAGATGCTCAAGG ACAATGCCTCCGACAAGGACTTGGCAGACCTGGTCTCTGAGATGGAGGTGATGAAGCTGATTGGCCGACATAAGAACATTATCAATCTGCTGGGTGTCTGTACTCAGGAAG GGCCCCTGTATGTGATCGTGGAGTGTGCCGCCAAGGGAAACCTGCGGGAGTTCCTGCGGGCCCGGCGGCCCCCAGGCCCCGACCTCAGCCCTGACGGGCCGAGGAGCAGTGAGGGGCCgctttccttccctgccctggtTTCCTGCGCCTACCAGGTGGCTCGGGGCATGCAGTATCTAGAGTCGAGGAAG TGCATCCACCGGGACCTGGCTGCCCGGAACGTACTGGTGACAGAGGACAATGTGATGAAGATTGCCGACTTTGGGCTGGCCCGTGGTGTCCACCACATTGACTACTACAAGAAAACCAGCAAT GGCCGCCTGCCTGTCAAGTGGATGGCACCTGAAGCCTTATTTGACCGAGTCTACACACACCAGAGTGACGT GTACGGGCTGATGCGGGAGTGCTGGCACGCGGCGCCCTCTCAGAGGCCTACTTTCAAGCAGCTGGTGGAGGCACTGGACAAGGTCCTGCTGGCCGTCTCCGAGGAG TACCTAGACCTCCGCCTGACCTTTGGACCCTACGCCCCTGCTGGTGGGGATGCCAGCAGCATCTGCTCCTCCATCGACTCTGTCTTCTGCCACGACCCCCTGCCCCTGGGGCCCCGCGCCTTCTCCTTCCCTGCGGCGCAGACATGA
- the FGFR4 gene encoding fibroblast growth factor receptor 4 isoform X3, protein MWLLLALLGVLVGVPGAPALSLEASEEMELEPCLAPSPEQREQELTVALGQPMRLCCGRAERGGHWYKEGSRLPPAGRVRGWRGRLEIASFLPEDAGSYLCLARGSMLILRNVTLVVDDSLPSSNGNEDPKAHGGPLNGHIYPQQAPYWTHPQRMEKKLHAVPAGNTVKFRCPAAGNPTPTIRWLKDGQDFHGEHRIGGIRLRHQHWSLVMESVVPSDRGTYTCLVENSMGSIRYSYLLDVLERSPHRPILQAGLPANTTAVAGSDVELLCKVYSDAQPHIQWLKHIVINGSSFGADGFPYVQVLKTADINSSEVEVLYLRNVSAEDAGEYTCLAGNSIGLSYQSAWLTVLPEEDLTWTAAAPEASSPWSRVLRPSQAPPWCGVPVSPPVALPCSLALLVLGKPLGEGCFGQVVRAEAFGMDPARPDQASTVAVKMLKDNASDKDLADLVSEMEVMKLIGRHKNIINLLGVCTQEGPLYVIVECAAKGNLREFLRARRPPGPDLSPDGPRSSEGPLSFPALVSCAYQVARGMQYLESRKCIHRDLAARNVLVTEDNVMKIADFGLARGVHHIDYYKKTSNGRLPVKWMAPEALFDRVYTHQSDVWSFGILLWEIFTLGGSPYPGIPVEELFSLLREGHRMDRPPNCPPELYGLMRECWHAAPSQRPTFKQLVEALDKVLLAVSEEYLDLRLTFGPYAPAGGDASSICSSIDSVFCHDPLPLGPRAFSFPAAQT, encoded by the exons ATGTGGCTGCTGTTGGCCCTGCTGGGGGTCctggtgggggtgcctggggctcCAGCTTTGTCCCTTGAAGCCTCTGAGGAAATGGAGCTAG agccctgcctggcccccagcccagagcagcGAGAGCAGGAGCTGACCGTGGCCCTCGGGCAGCCTATGCGGCTGTGCTGTGGCCGGGCTGAGCGTGGTGGCCACTGGTACAAGGAGGGCAGTCGCCTACCACCTGCTGGCCGGGTACGAGGCTGGAGGGGCCGCTTGGAGATTGCCAGCTTCCTACCGGAGGATGCTGGCAGCTACCTCTGCCTGGCACGAGGCTCCATGCTTATCCTGCGCAATGTTACCTTGGTTGTGGATG ACTCCTTGCCCTCCAGCAATGGTAATGAGGACCCTAAAGCCCACGGGGGCCCCTTGAATGGGCACATTTACCCCCAGCAAG caccctaCTGGACACACCCTCAGCGCATGGAGAAGAAACTGCATGCAGTGCCTGCCGGGAACACCGTCAAGTTCCGCTGTCCAGCTGCAGGCAACCCCACGCCCACCATCCGCTGGCTCAAGGATGGACAGGACTTCCATGGGGAGCATCGCATTGGAGGCATTCGG ctgcgCCACCAGCACTGGAGCCTGGTGATGGAAAGCGTGGTGCCCTCGGACCGTGGCACATACACTTGCCTCGTGGAGAACTCTATGGGCAGCATCCGCTATAGCTATCTGCTGGATGTGCTGG AGCGGTCCCCGCACCGGCCCATCCTGCAGGCGGGGCTCCCGGCCAACACCACAGCTGTGGCCGGCAGCGACGTCGAGCTGCTGTGCAAGGTGTACAGCGACGCCCAGCCCCACATCCAGTGGCTGAAGCACATCGTCATCAACGGCAGCAGTTTCGGGGCCGACGGCTTCCCCTACGTGCAAGTCCTGAAG ACAGCAGACATCAATAGCTCAGAGGTGGAGGTCCTATACCTTCGGAACGTGTCAGCTGAGGATGCGGGCGAGTACACCTGCCTGGCGGGCAATTCCATTGGCCTCTCCTACCAGTCAGCCTGGCTCACGGTGCTGCCAG AGGAGGACCTCACATGGACAGCAGCGGCGCCGGAGGCCAG TTCTCCCTGGAGTCGGGTTCTTCGGCCAAGTCAAGCTCCTCCTTGGTGCGGGGTGCCCGTCTCTCCTCCAGTGGCCCTCCCTTGCTCGCTGGCCTT GCTGGTGCTCGGGAAGCCGCTGGGTGAGGGCTGCTTTGGGCAGGTGGTGCGGGCAGAGGCCTTCGGCATGGACCCCGCCCGGCCTGACCAAGCCAGCACCGTGGCTGTGAAGATGCTCAAGG ACAATGCCTCCGACAAGGACTTGGCAGACCTGGTCTCTGAGATGGAGGTGATGAAGCTGATTGGCCGACATAAGAACATTATCAATCTGCTGGGTGTCTGTACTCAGGAAG GGCCCCTGTATGTGATCGTGGAGTGTGCCGCCAAGGGAAACCTGCGGGAGTTCCTGCGGGCCCGGCGGCCCCCAGGCCCCGACCTCAGCCCTGACGGGCCGAGGAGCAGTGAGGGGCCgctttccttccctgccctggtTTCCTGCGCCTACCAGGTGGCTCGGGGCATGCAGTATCTAGAGTCGAGGAAG TGCATCCACCGGGACCTGGCTGCCCGGAACGTACTGGTGACAGAGGACAATGTGATGAAGATTGCCGACTTTGGGCTGGCCCGTGGTGTCCACCACATTGACTACTACAAGAAAACCAGCAAT GGCCGCCTGCCTGTCAAGTGGATGGCACCTGAAGCCTTATTTGACCGAGTCTACACACACCAGAGTGACGT GTGGTCGTTTGGGATCCTGCTGTGGGAGATCTTCACCCTCGGGGGCTCCCCATACCCCGGCATTCCTGTGGAGGAGCTGTTCTCACTGCTGCGGGAGGGCCATCGGATGGACCGGCCCCCGAACTGCCCCCCAGAGCT GTACGGGCTGATGCGGGAGTGCTGGCACGCGGCGCCCTCTCAGAGGCCTACTTTCAAGCAGCTGGTGGAGGCACTGGACAAGGTCCTGCTGGCCGTCTCCGAGGAG TACCTAGACCTCCGCCTGACCTTTGGACCCTACGCCCCTGCTGGTGGGGATGCCAGCAGCATCTGCTCCTCCATCGACTCTGTCTTCTGCCACGACCCCCTGCCCCTGGGGCCCCGCGCCTTCTCCTTCCCTGCGGCGCAGACATGA
- the FGFR4 gene encoding fibroblast growth factor receptor 4 isoform X1, with translation MWLLLALLGVLVGVPGAPALSLEASEEMELEPCLAPSPEQREQELTVALGQPMRLCCGRAERGGHWYKEGSRLPPAGRVRGWRGRLEIASFLPEDAGSYLCLARGSMLILRNVTLVVDDSLPSSNGNEDPKAHGGPLNGHIYPQQAPYWTHPQRMEKKLHAVPAGNTVKFRCPAAGNPTPTIRWLKDGQDFHGEHRIGGIRLRHQHWSLVMESVVPSDRGTYTCLVENSMGSIRYSYLLDVLERSPHRPILQAGLPANTTAVAGSDVELLCKVYSDAQPHIQWLKHIVINGSSFGADGFPYVQVLKTADINSSEVEVLYLRNVSAEDAGEYTCLAGNSIGLSYQSAWLTVLPEEDLTWTAAAPEARYTDIILYVSGSLALVVLLLAGLHRGQVLISRHPRQPATVQKLSRFPLARQFSLESGSSAKSSSSLVRGARLSSSGPPLLAGLVNLDLPLDPLWEFPRDRLVLGKPLGEGCFGQVVRAEAFGMDPARPDQASTVAVKMLKDNASDKDLADLVSEMEVMKLIGRHKNIINLLGVCTQEGPLYVIVECAAKGNLREFLRARRPPGPDLSPDGPRSSEGPLSFPALVSCAYQVARGMQYLESRKCIHRDLAARNVLVTEDNVMKIADFGLARGVHHIDYYKKTSNGRLPVKWMAPEALFDRVYTHQSDVWSFGILLWEIFTLGGSPYPGIPVEELFSLLREGHRMDRPPNCPPELYGLMRECWHAAPSQRPTFKQLVEALDKVLLAVSEEYLDLRLTFGPYAPAGGDASSICSSIDSVFCHDPLPLGPRAFSFPAAQT, from the exons ATGTGGCTGCTGTTGGCCCTGCTGGGGGTCctggtgggggtgcctggggctcCAGCTTTGTCCCTTGAAGCCTCTGAGGAAATGGAGCTAG agccctgcctggcccccagcccagagcagcGAGAGCAGGAGCTGACCGTGGCCCTCGGGCAGCCTATGCGGCTGTGCTGTGGCCGGGCTGAGCGTGGTGGCCACTGGTACAAGGAGGGCAGTCGCCTACCACCTGCTGGCCGGGTACGAGGCTGGAGGGGCCGCTTGGAGATTGCCAGCTTCCTACCGGAGGATGCTGGCAGCTACCTCTGCCTGGCACGAGGCTCCATGCTTATCCTGCGCAATGTTACCTTGGTTGTGGATG ACTCCTTGCCCTCCAGCAATGGTAATGAGGACCCTAAAGCCCACGGGGGCCCCTTGAATGGGCACATTTACCCCCAGCAAG caccctaCTGGACACACCCTCAGCGCATGGAGAAGAAACTGCATGCAGTGCCTGCCGGGAACACCGTCAAGTTCCGCTGTCCAGCTGCAGGCAACCCCACGCCCACCATCCGCTGGCTCAAGGATGGACAGGACTTCCATGGGGAGCATCGCATTGGAGGCATTCGG ctgcgCCACCAGCACTGGAGCCTGGTGATGGAAAGCGTGGTGCCCTCGGACCGTGGCACATACACTTGCCTCGTGGAGAACTCTATGGGCAGCATCCGCTATAGCTATCTGCTGGATGTGCTGG AGCGGTCCCCGCACCGGCCCATCCTGCAGGCGGGGCTCCCGGCCAACACCACAGCTGTGGCCGGCAGCGACGTCGAGCTGCTGTGCAAGGTGTACAGCGACGCCCAGCCCCACATCCAGTGGCTGAAGCACATCGTCATCAACGGCAGCAGTTTCGGGGCCGACGGCTTCCCCTACGTGCAAGTCCTGAAG ACAGCAGACATCAATAGCTCAGAGGTGGAGGTCCTATACCTTCGGAACGTGTCAGCTGAGGATGCGGGCGAGTACACCTGCCTGGCGGGCAATTCCATTGGCCTCTCCTACCAGTCAGCCTGGCTCACGGTGCTGCCAG AGGAGGACCTCACATGGACAGCAGCGGCGCCGGAGGCCAGGTACACGGACATCATTCTGTACGTGTCAGGCTCTCTGGCGTTGGTTGTCCTGCTGCTGGCCGGGCTGCATCGAGGGCAGGTACTCATCAGCCGGCACCCCAGGCAGCCTGCCACCGTGCAGAAGTTGTCCCGCTTCCCTCTGGCCCGACAG TTCTCCCTGGAGTCGGGTTCTTCGGCCAAGTCAAGCTCCTCCTTGGTGCGGGGTGCCCGTCTCTCCTCCAGTGGCCCTCCCTTGCTCGCTGGCCTTGTGAATCTAGACCTCCCTCTCGACCCACTGTGGGAGTTCCCCCGGGACAG GCTGGTGCTCGGGAAGCCGCTGGGTGAGGGCTGCTTTGGGCAGGTGGTGCGGGCAGAGGCCTTCGGCATGGACCCCGCCCGGCCTGACCAAGCCAGCACCGTGGCTGTGAAGATGCTCAAGG ACAATGCCTCCGACAAGGACTTGGCAGACCTGGTCTCTGAGATGGAGGTGATGAAGCTGATTGGCCGACATAAGAACATTATCAATCTGCTGGGTGTCTGTACTCAGGAAG GGCCCCTGTATGTGATCGTGGAGTGTGCCGCCAAGGGAAACCTGCGGGAGTTCCTGCGGGCCCGGCGGCCCCCAGGCCCCGACCTCAGCCCTGACGGGCCGAGGAGCAGTGAGGGGCCgctttccttccctgccctggtTTCCTGCGCCTACCAGGTGGCTCGGGGCATGCAGTATCTAGAGTCGAGGAAG TGCATCCACCGGGACCTGGCTGCCCGGAACGTACTGGTGACAGAGGACAATGTGATGAAGATTGCCGACTTTGGGCTGGCCCGTGGTGTCCACCACATTGACTACTACAAGAAAACCAGCAAT GGCCGCCTGCCTGTCAAGTGGATGGCACCTGAAGCCTTATTTGACCGAGTCTACACACACCAGAGTGACGT GTGGTCGTTTGGGATCCTGCTGTGGGAGATCTTCACCCTCGGGGGCTCCCCATACCCCGGCATTCCTGTGGAGGAGCTGTTCTCACTGCTGCGGGAGGGCCATCGGATGGACCGGCCCCCGAACTGCCCCCCAGAGCT GTACGGGCTGATGCGGGAGTGCTGGCACGCGGCGCCCTCTCAGAGGCCTACTTTCAAGCAGCTGGTGGAGGCACTGGACAAGGTCCTGCTGGCCGTCTCCGAGGAG TACCTAGACCTCCGCCTGACCTTTGGACCCTACGCCCCTGCTGGTGGGGATGCCAGCAGCATCTGCTCCTCCATCGACTCTGTCTTCTGCCACGACCCCCTGCCCCTGGGGCCCCGCGCCTTCTCCTTCCCTGCGGCGCAGACATGA